The genomic window ACGAAGCCCCCCGAGAGGGCGTAGGCGGTGCCCTCCTCGAAGAGGGAGGGGTTGCGGTTGATGTGGGTGGGCAGGAACTGGCGGGCCGGGATCTCGGTCTCCAGGAGCAGCCGCCTCAGGTACTCCAGGCCGCGCCGGCCGTCGCCCAGGTGGATGTTCACCACCCCGGCCTTGCCGGAGAGGATGCCGCCGCGGCGGGTCTCCCCGGCGAGCTGGGCGAAGGCCTCGAAGGTGGGCTGGGAGGAGCGGTGGTCGCTCAGGGCGACCTCGCCCACGCCCAGGATCTTCTCGATGCACAGGAGGTCCCCCTCGATGGTGCCCGTGAGGGTGCGCACCGGCACCGCATAGTGGCCGGTGAGGGCGAAGGTGGTGATGCCTTCGGCTTCGAGTCCCTGGGCCTTGGCCAGCAGGCCCGCCATCGTGCGGGTGACCCCGTCGGTGCCCAGGCAGCCCACGATGGTGGTCACGCCGCCCATGACGGCGTCGGACAGGACCAGTTCCGGCGTTCGCGTGGCCGGACCTCCCTCGCCGCCGCCGCCCATGATGTGGACGTGGCCGTCGATGAAGCCGGGCACGGCGATGAGGTTCCGGGCGTCGATGACGTCGCAGTAGCGGCGGGGGATCCGGATGTCCGGATGCATGCGCAGGATCTTTCCCCCGCCGGCGAGCAGGTCGCACCGGCCTTCGGGGGAAGGGGAATGGATTTCGGCGTTCTTGATGAGGAGCATCGTGCGACTCCAGGGTCCGGCTAGAAGGCTCGCCAGACCGGAAGGGTACCATCGGGCAGGGCCAGGGTGCTGAAATCCCGGTAGCTGTAGAGCCCGTACAGGAGGCAGGGTTCGAGGATGCCGATGGCGCAGCGCGCCAGGGGCTGGTCGAGGGGCACCACGAGGGAGCCCTCCGGGAAGGCGTGGCCGGAGACGGGGTCCCGGGCCACGATCTGGCGGTTCTCATAGCGGCCGTAGAGATCGTCGTAGCCGGCCTCCACCCGGAGGAGGCGGCACCGCTCGGCCTGGATGGGGGCGGCGCCGGTCCTGGCGTAGCGGATCCCGTGGCGGTCCAGGAGGGCCTTGAAGGTTTCTGCGGCCGCGGCGTCGATGACGTAGGCCCTGGGGGTGGGGACGCTTCCCTTCACCACCAGGTCGGTCATGAGGCCGGGGGAGGGGATGTCCAGCACCTTGCCCGTGGCGCGCTCCGTCACCTTCACGACGGGAGCCCGTCCATCCAGGCTGGCCCAGAAGAAGTTCGTGGGCAGGTAGGCCGGGAGGGGCTCCCTGCGGGCGGCTTCGCACAGGGCCTCCACCTTCCGCCGGGAGGCGGCGGTGCCCAGCAGGTGCCGGTAGAGCCGGGTGTAGGCGTCGGCGCGGGCCGGGAGGTCCTGGGGCGCGCCGGGCTGGCGCCGGGTGCCGGCCTCGATGATGAAGGAGAGGGTGCCCATGCAGCCCAGGCTGTTGCGGCCGTCGTCCACCTCGGTGGTGGAAGGGCGGATCTCGTCCAGGGGGGGCAGGCCGCCCACGGTGTAGCGCGTGTAGGCGTAGCCGGCCTTCGCCATGACGGGCCGGGCGGATTCCACCCGGGCCAGGGCCTCCCTGCGCAGCGCCGCGGGGATCCAGGGGACGTTCAGGCCGTCCATGGTGATCAGCGGCCAGCAGTCCCAGCCCTTGGCGTCCCAGTCCTTGCCGTCCCGGGTGAACTCGTGGCTGTCCACGGCCAGGTGGGGGAGGATGCGCCGGGCCACGGCGTGGAGGGCGCGGGTCTCCGGCTGCAGGAGGCGGATGTGGTCCCGGTTCAGGTCGGCCCCGGCGCCGTTGGTGCGCCGCCCGGCCTCGGCCCCGTCGGGGTTCATCATGGGCATGAGGTAGAGGTCCACGTCCTCCGGCAGGAGGGCGGGCTTTTCCGCGATGGCCCGGATCAGGCAGAGCTGGGCATCCTTGCCGGAGATCTCGTTGCCGTGCTGCTGGGCGTAGAAGAGGACCTTGAAGCGGGCCTTGGCGCCGCCCCGGTTCAGGCGCACCAGGCGGATGGCGCGGCCTTCGACGCTGCGGCCCTCCTCGGTGACCGTGATGAGGCCCGGCTTCGCCACCTCCGCCAGGAAGGCCTCCATGTCCGCGTAGGAGATGGAGGCCTTCAGGCGGAGGGGATCGGCGGGGACGCGCTGCTCCCCGGGGGCGGCCATCAGGGTCGAGGCGAGGAGGAAGGGGAGGAGGCGCATGTCAGGGCTTCACCTTCCGGGTGGCCAGATCGATCGTGCCGCCCTTGCGGAGGAAGTGGAGCGTCAGGCCGGTGAAGCCGCCGTTCTTCAGCTGCATGCCCCTGGAGTCGAAGACCAGGACGCCGCTGGCGCCGTGCACCGTGCCCACGCCCTTGCGCACCACCAGCGCGGTGGTCTCGTCCACGCCGATGGCCAGGACGCCGGGGAAGGTCATGCCGATGCTGAGCAGGCGGTTCTCGCGGCCCCGCTTGATGAAGTGCTGGTCGATGACCACGTCGGGGGGCAGGAAACCCATGCCTTCGCGGGTGATGTAGGCCTTGGGCCCCATCTCGCGAAGTTCCAGTTTTCCGAAGATGTCCTCGCCCACGAGCATGATCTTCGACATGATGGCGGCGCCCGCGCTGGTGCCGCCCACGACGGCGCCGTCCTGGTACTTGTCCTTGATGAGCTTGTGGAGCGGCGTCCCAACGATCTTGTCGCCCACCAGGGCCTGGTCCCCGCCGGAGAACCAGAACCCCGTGCAGCGCGCGGCGGCCTCGAGCATGGCCGGGGTGGAGGAATCCTCGCGCTTGCGCACGTCCAGGGGCACCAGGGTGATGCCGTGGGGGGGAAGGGTCTCCTTCCAGTCCTTGAGTTCCCCCTCGGGGTCCGAGGTGGCGGTGGGGATGATTCCGATGATTCCTCCCCGCCCGCCGGCGCCCTTCAGGAAGGCGTCCATGATGTCGGGCGTGGTGCCGTGGCCGCCCACGATGACCAGGGTTCCCTTGGGAGCGGCCGCGCCCAGGAGGCACGTCAGGAGGAGGAGGCAGAGACTGCGGAGCATGACTTCCTTTCGGCGAGGCCGCGGGCGGGGGGTCCGGAGACCCGCCGCGCCGCGCCCGTTCTTCGGATCGGACTAGAAATTATAGCGGGCACCCAGCTGGAGGCGTCGGCCCGCATCGAGGGTGGAGGGATACTTGTAGTCGACGTAGACTCCGGAGGTGTCGCTGGTGCTGGAGTTCGCCCGGGTGATGTAGCTGGTGGCGGACTGGCGGTTCAGCACGTTGAGGACCTCGACGAAGACCTCCATGCGGGCCTTCTTGGTGAAGTTGAACATCTGGGTGACGCGCAGGTCCAGGAGGGTGCGGCTGGGATAGGTCTGGCTGCCCAGGGGCTCGAGGTTCACGGCGTAGCGGGTGCCGTTGTAGGAGTCGGTGCGGTAGGTGGGCGTCCAGTGGGTGCCGCTCAGGTAGGTGAACGTGCCGGAAACGCGCATGTTCCACGGAAGCTCGTACATCCCCCGGGCCTTGAACTCGTTGTCGTTGACGCCCGGCAGGTTCCCGTAGGAGTTGGTCTGGAGGTTGGGGTTGTAGTAGACCTTGTCGTAGCTGTCCGCGCGCTGGATGTTGCCCTTGAGGGAAGCGTGGGTGTAGCTCATGTTCACGCTCCAGGCATTCGCCAGGATCCGGTCCAGGGTGACGGTGACGGCCTCGTACTTGCGCTTGGCACTGTCGTCGTTCTTGGTGACGTAGTTGTGGCTCTCGAGGCTGAAGTCCAGGGCGGCGTCGTAGTAGGTGCCGGGCTTCCAGATGTTGATGTTCTGGTGGTTCAGGGGGTTCACGAAGACGTTGTAGGCGCCCTTGGGGTCGACGCCCTGGTCGGTGCGGACCAGGCTGTCCTTGAAGTCGCGCGACACATAGGAGGCGCTGGCGCTCCAGAGGGTGCCGAGCTTCTGGTCGAGGGAGACCGTGGTCTCGATCGTGTAGGGCTGGCGGGCGTTGGGGTCCACCGCGGTGATGTCGTTCACGCGCCGGTACTCGTAGTTGTCCGCGGTGCCTGGGGTGTAGTCGGGCCAGTTCTTGGGGTCGAGGACGCTGTCGATGACCGGGTAGTTGCCCCAGCTGTAGTACCGCTTCATGGGGATGGCGGACTGGATGGCGCGGTCGATGAAGTAGGTGGAGTAGCCCGCGTAGTACTTGCCCCAGTGGGCCTTCAGCATGGTCTTCTGGTCCGCCGTGACGGCGTAGGCCAGGCCCAGGCGCGGAGCGTAGGTGTTCTTGTTCCAGAGGGTCTCGCCGCCGTAGAAGCGGGCTTTGAACTGCTCGAAGCGCACGCCGGGGCTGATGGTGAGGCGGTCGTTGACGTGCCAGGTGTCCTGGGCGAAGGCGGCGAGGCGGTCCACGCGCTGGCGCACGTTCCAGCCCCCGCCCTGGATGAGATAGTCGCCGTCCAGTTCCAGGGTGCCGTCGTTATACTCGTAGATCGTCGCGTTGAGGTTCAAGTTGCCGGGGAAGCGCTCCAGCTCCTCGTCCGACGCCTGTTCGCGCTCGATGCCGAAGCGGAAGGCGTGGCTGTCGCCGGGGGTGAACAGGCCGGTCTTGAACCAGTCGAAGGTGGCCTGCACCGTGGCCCTGGACCGGTAGTTGAAGTCCTCGTAGGTGGAGTTGTTGAAGAACTCCCGGGCCGGCTTGTTGGGGTCGTACTTCCAGAGGTCGGCGGTGTCCAGGCTGAGCGCGTTGCCGCCGTAGCCGGGCATGTCGTAGCGGCCGGAGTAGCCGAAGGCCTTGACGGTCAGGACCTTGTCCGAGCCCATGGTCTGGGTCCAGGTGAGGCTGAAGGAGCGGTTCGGGGCGGATTCCTTCTGGGTGGCGATGGGCATGGTGTACTTGTCGATGTAGCGCCGGTCCCGGCCCACGTAGTCGTGCTCGGCCAGGAACTCGATGGTGGTGCTGGTCGTGGGGGCCCAGGTGAGCTTGGCCAGGGCCATGACCTTCTGGTCGCGTTCGGGAAGCTCGGCGCCCGTGGGGGTGCTCTGGATCTCGGACCGCTCGGCGGAGACGAAGAACCACAGCTTGTCCTTGATGATGGGGCCGCCCACGCTGGCGGCCACGTCCCAGTTCTTGGAGGGGAGGATGTTCTTGTCCTCGGGCGGCAGGTCGGGGTGGTTGGCGTTGATTCGGGCCTGCCATTTGGAATCTGCGTAGTAGGCGCTTACCGTGCCTTCGAAGGTGTTGCCGCCGCGCTTGACCAGGCCGTTGACGAAGCCGCCCATGTAGCCGCCGAATTCGGCGTTGGCGCCCAGGCCGGCCACCTGCACTTCGGAGAACCAGTCGATGTTGGGGTAGATCCACACCGTGCCGCCGGAGGGATCGCTGATGTTCACGCCGTCCATCATGTAGGCGTTCTCGCCCGAGTAGCCGCCCCAGGCCCTGTTCCCGTTGACGCCGGGGGTCAGGTCCATGATGGCGGTGATCGTGCGGTCCACGGGCAGGGTGGCCAGGGCCGCGGTGTCGAAGTTCTGGGTCTGGCCCACCGCGGCGTCGTCGACGCGGGCGGAGGTGGCCACCACCTCCACCGTGGCGCCGGCGTTGGCGGCCGGCAGCCGCCAGTTCACCGTGGCGGTGCGGCCCAGCTCCAGGAGGGCGGTCTGGGTCTGGGTCATCAGGCCCTTGGCCGACACGGCGATCCTGAAGGTGCCGGGAGGAAGGGCCGCGAAGCGGTAGAGGCCGTTCTCGGCGCTGACCGTGGACCTCTCGCCGCCGATCATGGTGGCGGAATTGATGCGGACCAGGGCGCCGGCCACGGGCTTGCCGGAGGCGTCCTTGATCACGCCGCTGAGGGCCGACGTGGAGCTGGTCTGCGCCACCAGGGCGGTGGGGACAGCCACGAGTGCGAATGCAAAAAGGGTAAGGGACCCACGAGATCTCGGCACAGAGCCTCCTTTGGCTGTTGATTGGTGACTGAAAGAATAATTTCCATTCACGTGAAATCAAGAAAAAAAGTTACATGATTTCAAAATCGAGAAACTATTTTTCAAGTCATCTATTTTCAGCTTTTAGCAATGAGATTGAGACTCTGTATTTTGTTGCTTTCGGGTCACGGTTTTCAACAAGCGACAGACATGTAAAAAAAACTTCATTTCCGGCGCCCCGTCAGCCGTGGGCGCCGGTTCCCGTCACTTCCGGCGCCCCGTCCCGGTAGTCCGCGAACCACTCCGAGAGGGCCTGGACCTGGGCGAGGATGGCCTCCGGACGGGTGCCGTCCCGCCACGGGAGGAGCTGCCCGTCCAGCTTCAGCACCGCGCCGTGGGCCACCACCGTATCCACCTCCGAGCCGTCCGCGGCCCAGATGAGGTTCTCCGTGACGTTGTCCAGGCGGGTGGGGACCATGTTGGGCCGGGCCAGATCGACGAGCACCCAGTCCGCCTGCCGCCCCGGGGCCAGCTCGCCCTGGTTGAGGCGCAGGATCTGGTTGGGGGCGACCGTGATCATCTCCATCAGCTGCTGGGAGGGCAGGAGGGTGGCGTCCTGGTGCAGGGCCTTCTGGTACTGGGAGGCCAGGCGCGCCGCGGCGAGGATGTTCTGGTTGTCGGCGGAGCCGGAACCGTCCGTGGAGATGGCGACGCGCACGCCGGCCTTGAGCATGTCGATGAGGGGGGGCATGCCCGAGCCGAGGATGGTGTTGGCCAGCGGGTTGTGCACCACCGCGGCGCCGCTGCGGGCGATGAGCTCGATGTCCCGCGGGCCGCAGTTCACCTGATGGGCCAGGACGGTGCCTTCGTCCAGGATGCCGATCTCCTGGAAGTACTCCACCGGCGTGAGGCCGGGCTCGATGGATTCCGTGAACCACTTCGTGGTGCGCGGCTCCTCGGAACTGTGGATGTGGAAGAGGGTCCCGTGGTCCCGGGCCCAGGCCTTCTGGGGCACGAGCACGGCCCGGCTGTTGGAGAAGCACTGGTCGGGCCCGGGCACGAAGCGGGTGCGCTCGCACCCGGCCTGGATCTCCAGGGCCTTCTCCAGGCGCGCGACGGCGTCGCCGGGCCGGTCCAGGAGCTCCCTGGCGTAGAACCGGTCCTGGCCGCCCACCGCCACGATCATGGTGGTGCCCGCGGCCTCGTTGGCCTGGGCGATGTCCTCCAGGTGGTACTTGTTCCAGTTGCAGTGGTGGACCATGGAGGCGGTGATGCCGTAGTGGATGTCGCACAGGCGCGCCATGCGGTAGGTGGCCGCCTGGGGGGTGCAGCCCAGGCGCTCGCGGAGCTCCTCCCTCCGGGCGTTGAGGAAGCCCGTGAAGGGGTTCACGGCGTGGTCAAGCCAGGCGGTGAGGGGCTCGTCCCGGGCGATCCCGATGAGGGGCTGCTCGTGGTCGTGGCCGTGGGCCTTCACGAAGGCGGGGAGCAGGACCATGTCCTGCATGGGCACCGGGTCGCCGGAGGGCACCTCCCGCCGGGTGTGCAGGACGCGCAGGCGGGTGCCCCAGGTATCGGCCAGGCGCCTGCCCACGGCCGGGTCGTAGGGGCCGGCCTCGAGGATCTCCCCGTTCCGGGCGAGGACGTAGCCGTCGTGGATCCGGAGGGACCGGTCCGGTGCGGCCAGGGGGAGCATGAAGCGGCAGCGGCAGACGAGGAGGTTGGGCTCGTTCATGGGGGCTCCTGGCGGCGGAAGGGGTGTGACTGCTGTCATTTTCCGGGTGGGCGTGTTGATTTTAATATTGGTAATGATAAGGTTATAGACACGGTGCGACGGCTGGGGAAACCTGGGCGGTTCATGACTGAAAATATTTTGACACGATGGTCTCTTTTTTGTTTATCCTCACTTCCATACCGCGTCCAGTGACTCTTTCTCTTCCTGCCCTGCCTTGAAACGACCTCTCGGTCATAATTTAAGGCAACGCCATTGGGTTGGTGAAATAATCAATTAATACGGCGATCCTCCCGCAGCTCGGGACTCGCCCGGAAGTTGCCGGACCGAACGTCAGCCTGTGTGGGATCACCAATGCCGAACGCGCAATCCGAGACACCGCGGCTAGTCATCAAGGGGGTCAGCAAGATCTACCCCTCGGTCATCGCCAACGACAACGTCGACCTGACGATCATGCCCGGGGAGATCCGGGCCGTCCTGGGCGAGAACGGGGCGGGCAAGTCGACCCTGATGAAGATCATCTATGGCGTCACCCGCCCGGACAAGGGCGAGATCCTCTGGGAGGGCAGGCCGGTGTCGGTGCAGAACCCCGCCCATGCCCGGGAACTGGGCATCGGGATGGTGTTCCAGCACTTCTCCCTCTTCGAGACCCTCACGGTGGCCCAGAACGTGGCCCTGGCCGTCCCCGGCAGGCTCGACCTGGCCGGGCTCTCCAGGCGGATCGAGGAGATCTCGGAGAAGTACGGGCTGCCGGTGGACCCGCGCAGGCTGGTGCACGCCCTTAGCGTCGGCGAGCGCCAGCGGGTGGAGATCATCCGCTGCCTGCTGCAGAACCCCCGCCTGCTCATCCTGGACGAGCCCACTTCCGTGCTGACGCCCCAGGCGGTGCGCAAGCTCTTCGAGACGCTGCGCCAGCTGGCCTCGGAAGGGGTCAGCATCCTCTACATCAGCCACAAGCTGGACGAGATCCAGGAGCTGTGCCACACCGCCACGGTGCTGCGCAACGGCCGGGTGACGGGCCACTGCACCCCCTCCCAGGAGACCCCGAAGACCATGGCCCGCCTGATGATCGGCGAGGACCTGCCCACCTTCCGGCACGGGGAGCCCGAGGAGGGCCGGGAGGTGCGCCTGCGCATCGACGGCCTCACCGTCAAGTCCGACGACCCCTTCGGCGTGGACCTCAAGGACATCCGCCTGGAAGTCCACAGCGGCGAAATCGTGGGCATCGCCGGCGTCTCGGGCAACGGCCAGCAGGAGCTGCTCCGGGCCATCTCCGGCGAGGAGCCGGTGCTGGACAAGCGCTGGATCCACGTCTGCGGCGTGCCCGCGGGCCGCATGAACGCCTCCAGGCGCCGGGCCCTGGGCATGTGCTTCGTGCCCGAGGAGCGCCTGGGCCGGGGCGCGGTGCCGCGCCTCTCCCTGACGGACAACGTGCTGCTCACCGCCTTCCGCCGGAAGATGGTGCGCTTCGGCATGATCCGCCGCAAGGCGGCCAAGAGCTTCGCCGACGACTGCATCCGGCTGTTCGACGTCAAGTGCGGCGGGGCGGGGAGCG from Geothrix sp. 21YS21S-2 includes these protein-coding regions:
- the iadA gene encoding beta-aspartyl-peptidase, with translation MLLIKNAEIHSPSPEGRCDLLAGGGKILRMHPDIRIPRRYCDVIDARNLIAVPGFIDGHVHIMGGGGEGGPATRTPELVLSDAVMGGVTTIVGCLGTDGVTRTMAGLLAKAQGLEAEGITTFALTGHYAVPVRTLTGTIEGDLLCIEKILGVGEVALSDHRSSQPTFEAFAQLAGETRRGGILSGKAGVVNIHLGDGRRGLEYLRRLLLETEIPARQFLPTHINRNPSLFEEGTAYALSGGFVDFTTSTVPAFVEAGEIKPSEGLRRMLDAGVDPGHITFTSDGQGSLPDFDANGRIQGVGVGRVTSLFPEVRDAVLKEDIPLATALRVITSNPARIFKLQGKGQLAPGMDADIVLLDPRDLTIHTMIAKGRVLMKARKVLVKGTFE
- a CDS encoding M14 family zinc carboxypeptidase, whose amino-acid sequence is MRLLPFLLASTLMAAPGEQRVPADPLRLKASISYADMEAFLAEVAKPGLITVTEEGRSVEGRAIRLVRLNRGGAKARFKVLFYAQQHGNEISGKDAQLCLIRAIAEKPALLPEDVDLYLMPMMNPDGAEAGRRTNGAGADLNRDHIRLLQPETRALHAVARRILPHLAVDSHEFTRDGKDWDAKGWDCWPLITMDGLNVPWIPAALRREALARVESARPVMAKAGYAYTRYTVGGLPPLDEIRPSTTEVDDGRNSLGCMGTLSFIIEAGTRRQPGAPQDLPARADAYTRLYRHLLGTAASRRKVEALCEAARREPLPAYLPTNFFWASLDGRAPVVKVTERATGKVLDIPSPGLMTDLVVKGSVPTPRAYVIDAAAAETFKALLDRHGIRYARTGAAPIQAERCRLLRVEAGYDDLYGRYENRQIVARDPVSGHAFPEGSLVVPLDQPLARCAIGILEPCLLYGLYSYRDFSTLALPDGTLPVWRAF
- a CDS encoding cyanophycinase, producing the protein MLRSLCLLLLTCLLGAAAPKGTLVIVGGHGTTPDIMDAFLKGAGGRGGIIGIIPTATSDPEGELKDWKETLPPHGITLVPLDVRKREDSSTPAMLEAAARCTGFWFSGGDQALVGDKIVGTPLHKLIKDKYQDGAVVGGTSAGAAIMSKIMLVGEDIFGKLELREMGPKAYITREGMGFLPPDVVIDQHFIKRGRENRLLSIGMTFPGVLAIGVDETTALVVRKGVGTVHGASGVLVFDSRGMQLKNGGFTGLTLHFLRKGGTIDLATRKVKP
- a CDS encoding TonB-dependent receptor — encoded protein: MAVPTALVAQTSSTSALSGVIKDASGKPVAGALVRINSATMIGGERSTVSAENGLYRFAALPPGTFRIAVSAKGLMTQTQTALLELGRTATVNWRLPAANAGATVEVVATSARVDDAAVGQTQNFDTAALATLPVDRTITAIMDLTPGVNGNRAWGGYSGENAYMMDGVNISDPSGGTVWIYPNIDWFSEVQVAGLGANAEFGGYMGGFVNGLVKRGGNTFEGTVSAYYADSKWQARINANHPDLPPEDKNILPSKNWDVAASVGGPIIKDKLWFFVSAERSEIQSTPTGAELPERDQKVMALAKLTWAPTTSTTIEFLAEHDYVGRDRRYIDKYTMPIATQKESAPNRSFSLTWTQTMGSDKVLTVKAFGYSGRYDMPGYGGNALSLDTADLWKYDPNKPAREFFNNSTYEDFNYRSRATVQATFDWFKTGLFTPGDSHAFRFGIEREQASDEELERFPGNLNLNATIYEYNDGTLELDGDYLIQGGGWNVRQRVDRLAAFAQDTWHVNDRLTISPGVRFEQFKARFYGGETLWNKNTYAPRLGLAYAVTADQKTMLKAHWGKYYAGYSTYFIDRAIQSAIPMKRYYSWGNYPVIDSVLDPKNWPDYTPGTADNYEYRRVNDITAVDPNARQPYTIETTVSLDQKLGTLWSASASYVSRDFKDSLVRTDQGVDPKGAYNVFVNPLNHQNINIWKPGTYYDAALDFSLESHNYVTKNDDSAKRKYEAVTVTLDRILANAWSVNMSYTHASLKGNIQRADSYDKVYYNPNLQTNSYGNLPGVNDNEFKARGMYELPWNMRVSGTFTYLSGTHWTPTYRTDSYNGTRYAVNLEPLGSQTYPSRTLLDLRVTQMFNFTKKARMEVFVEVLNVLNRQSATSYITRANSSTSDTSGVYVDYKYPSTLDAGRRLQLGARYNF
- a CDS encoding amidohydrolase family protein, with product MNEPNLLVCRCRFMLPLAAPDRSLRIHDGYVLARNGEILEAGPYDPAVGRRLADTWGTRLRVLHTRREVPSGDPVPMQDMVLLPAFVKAHGHDHEQPLIGIARDEPLTAWLDHAVNPFTGFLNARREELRERLGCTPQAATYRMARLCDIHYGITASMVHHCNWNKYHLEDIAQANEAAGTTMIVAVGGQDRFYARELLDRPGDAVARLEKALEIQAGCERTRFVPGPDQCFSNSRAVLVPQKAWARDHGTLFHIHSSEEPRTTKWFTESIEPGLTPVEYFQEIGILDEGTVLAHQVNCGPRDIELIARSGAAVVHNPLANTILGSGMPPLIDMLKAGVRVAISTDGSGSADNQNILAAARLASQYQKALHQDATLLPSQQLMEMITVAPNQILRLNQGELAPGRQADWVLVDLARPNMVPTRLDNVTENLIWAADGSEVDTVVAHGAVLKLDGQLLPWRDGTRPEAILAQVQALSEWFADYRDGAPEVTGTGAHG
- a CDS encoding ABC transporter ATP-binding protein, which encodes MPNAQSETPRLVIKGVSKIYPSVIANDNVDLTIMPGEIRAVLGENGAGKSTLMKIIYGVTRPDKGEILWEGRPVSVQNPAHARELGIGMVFQHFSLFETLTVAQNVALAVPGRLDLAGLSRRIEEISEKYGLPVDPRRLVHALSVGERQRVEIIRCLLQNPRLLILDEPTSVLTPQAVRKLFETLRQLASEGVSILYISHKLDEIQELCHTATVLRNGRVTGHCTPSQETPKTMARLMIGEDLPTFRHGEPEEGREVRLRIDGLTVKSDDPFGVDLKDIRLEVHSGEIVGIAGVSGNGQQELLRAISGEEPVLDKRWIHVCGVPAGRMNASRRRALGMCFVPEERLGRGAVPRLSLTDNVLLTAFRRKMVRFGMIRRKAAKSFADDCIRLFDVKCGGAGSEAKSLSGGNLQKFIVGREILQEPKVLVLAQPTWGVDVGAASFIRQQLLGLRETGTAVLVISEELDELFEICDRLVVIAKGRLSPSKATSDTGVEEVGVWMSGMWPDAEPAKDEAPHVA